From Argopecten irradians isolate NY chromosome 2, Ai_NY, whole genome shotgun sequence, the proteins below share one genomic window:
- the LOC138316722 gene encoding uncharacterized protein — protein sequence MASIRFMSWNVTGIMSAASHLNTALTSHNIDICGISEHWLLEEQRHLFQSIHSDYASHVISDFSLHPLAHDRRRKGGVALLWRKDLSSRVTVIDSADDRIAILKLSLNSSVVFIMQVYLPTSRYGADTFSEYVAKLNEFCASFLSEGSVIIMGDLNARLSGPRINGYENSRGHQLQIVLNRHQLFAVTTSLLCNGPTHTYVHSDDGSSSLIDHLIIESSKHDLIKECRVLNDYYLDVSNHRPIICEMCFPVDIPTSYEQMPHTSFKWNSADGSDYSEIYRQTLQSHLVNSDICKRVLASEQDIERFTRDIASCLYAASESSLKKRKFRSFLKPYWKGELKALHKEMWRLRCVWVSNGRPRNSNSVSFAQYKEAKRKFRLKHRQLSESHLVNLNIELESAADLNQKSFWSMIKSRRSDSCGNSGAEMKFANIIVRDPPSLALHWGDYFSKMYTESSNVNYNGSFKEEIENSFKCFMENEFP from the coding sequence ATGGCTTCGATCCGGtttatgtcatggaatgttacTGGCATTATGTCAGCGGCTTCGCACCTTAACACTGCCCTCACTTCACATAACATCGACATATGTGGCATATCAGAGCATTGGTTACTTGAAGAGCAAAGACATCTATTTCAGAGTATACATAGTGACTATGCCAGTCATGTCATCTCTGACTTTTCACTTCATCCTTTAGCTCATGACAGAAGGCGCAAGGGAGGCGTCGCTTTATTATGGCGCAAAGATCTTTCAAGTCGGGTGACGGTAATTGATTCTGCTGATGATCGAATCGCAATACTGAAATTATCTTTGAACTCAAGCGTGGTATTCATAATGCAAGTTTATCTTCCGACATCTCGTTATGGTGCAGATACTTTTTCTGAATATGTTGCAAAATTAAACGAATTCTGCGCGTCGTTCCTTTCTGAAGGTTCAGTTATTATTATGGGTGATCTTAATGCACGTTTAAGTGGTCCCAGAATCAACGGATATGAGAACAGCCGTGGTCACCAACTTCAAATAGTCTTGAATCGTCATCAACTTTTCGCGGTAACAACGTCCTTGTTGTGCAATGGTCCTACCCATACCTATGTTCACTCTGATGACGGCTCATCTTCCTTGATCGATCACCTGATCATTGAATCTAGTAAACATGACCTTATCAAAGAATGCCGAGTGCTCAACGATTATTATCTTGATGTATCTAATCATCGTCCGATTATTTGTGAAATGTGTTTTCCTGTCGACATTCCAACATCGTATGAACAAATGCCGCATACCTCATTTAAATGGAATTCAGCTGATGGTTCTGATTACTCCGAAATATATCGGCAAACACTCCAGTCACATTTGGTAAATTCTGATATATGCAAACGCGTCTTAGCATCCGAACAAGATATTGAAAGATTTACCAGAGATATTGCTTCTTGTCTTTACGCGGCGTCGGAGTCTTCTCTGAAGAAACGTAAGTTCCGCTCATTCCTGAAACCCTATTGGAAGGGTGAACTGAAGGCATTGCATAAGGAGATGTGGAGACTTCGCTGTGTGTGGGTTTCAAATGGACGGCCACGTAACTCTAACTCTGTTTCGTTTGCTCAATATAAGGAAGCAAAAAGAAAATTTAGGTTAAAACATAGACAGCTTTCAGAGTCTCATCTAGTGAACCTGAATATTGAGTTAGAATCTGCTGCTGATTTAAATCAAAAATCTTTTTGGTCAATGATTAAATCTCGACGTAGTGACTCGTGTGGTAATTCGGGGGCAGAAATGAAATTTGCAAACATTATTGTAAGAGATCCACCTAGCCTTGCCCTGCACTGGGGAGattatttctcaaaaatgtATACAGAATCTTCTAATGTAAATTATAATGGTTCTTTTAAAGAGGAAATTGAAAactcatttaaatgttttatggaaAATGAATTCCCGTAA